A segment of the Marispirochaeta aestuarii genome:
TCCCGTTTTCAGCGCCGGCGGCGGATTCGCTGTCTTTTTGGGCCCAACTGGAGGGTATCTTCTGGGGTATCCCGCGGGTTCCTTCCTGGCAGGACTTATCAGCCGGATAAATCCGAAAAGACTCACCGTTCTGCTGCTCTCCGCCGGTCTCGGAACGGCTGTCATCTACCTGCTTGGAGTCCCGTGGCTCATATGGAGGATTTCCGCCGCCACGGGAGAGGGTGTTTCTCTTGCCAGGGGGCTACTGATCGGTATGGTTCCCTTTATACCCGGGGATGTACTCAAAATCACTGCCGCCGCCATTGTCGCCCGTTCCCTGAACAGACTTGTCAGTCACCAATGAATGAACCTGTTCTGAGCTTCCAGGATGTGGGATACCGTTTTTCCGACGGGTTCTGGGGTCTGAAACATGTTAATCTTGAACTCTTTGCCGGAGAACTCCTGCTTCTGGCGGGATCCAACGGGGCGGGTAAAACCCTCCTCATGCGTCATGCCAACGGTCTGGCCAGGCCGACGGAAGGAAGAGTCCTGTATCGGGGGGAGGAAGTACACAAGGCAGGCAGGAAGATCAGACAGAGAATAGGCCTGGTTTTCCAGCATCCCGAGGAACAGATAATAGAAGAAAGCGTGGCCGCGGAGATTGCCTTTGGTCCCGGGAACCTGGGAATCCGGGGGGAACGACTGAAAAGCCTGGTTGAATCCAACCTGGAGCTTTTCGGACTCGCCCCGTATGCGGAACGACATCCAATGACCCTCTCCGGTGGAGAACGCCGGCGCCTGGCCCTCGCCTCGGTACTGGCCATGGAACCGGATATCCTGCTTCTGGATGAACCCTTTATGGAGCTCGATTATCCCGGGGTCCGTTCGCTGCTCTCTGTGCTGCTGAAACTCCATGCCGCCGGGCAGGGAATCTGCGTAATCACCCACGATGTGGGGAAAATCCTGGCCCACTGTGACCGACTGGCCCTTATGAAGGACGGAACACTCAGCGCAGCGGGAAAACCGGAAGATCTGGTGGGACAGCTGGAGGAACACGGAGTGCGGAATCCCTGCCGGGGTGGAATGCTCCTGGAGCATGCGTCGTGGAGATGAGTTTTCCCCTTACCCCGGGGAAGTCACTGCTTCACCGTTACGACCCGCGGCTCAAGCTTGTCGTGCTGCTTGCCGCAGCAATGGGGGTACATCGGGCATCCGTGGCGGAACTTTCCGTTATGGCCCTGGGGCTGAGCATCGCACTTCCGGTTTTCCTTTCCCCCCGGCGTATTGCCCTGAGACAGATATGCTCCGCCTTTCGATTTGCCCTGGTACTCCTGATTCTGTCCATCGCAGCGGCGGGGGCATCTTCCTTTTCCATACTTCTCGCGTTTTCCACGCGCCTGTATACCTGGGTTGTTCTGGGCTTTCTTTACATCGGGACCACCAGTGTTTCTCAAATCCGCGGAACCTTCTACGCCCTCAGCCGATGGATCCCCGGTTTTCCGGCAGCCTCGTTTGCCCTTATGATATCCATAACCTTGAGTTTTCTGCCCCGTTTTGACCGTGCCCTGACAAGCGGGCGGGAAGCCCTGGCATCAAGGGGGGGCGTTCCATGGTACCGGCCTGTAAGGAAAATAAAGGCTATAAGTATCCCTCTGCTTCTGCGTACTGTCAGACAGTCAGTTCAGTTAAGCGAGGCCCTGTATGCAAGGGGATTCCACGAAAACCGGTCATTTCCCCTTGGAAAAATACCCCGGCTGCAATTGCTTGTCACCGCCGCAATTATCGCGACACACCTCTGGTTTACGGTTTTTTTTCGTATACCTTGAAGGCTATCTCAGGTTATACTCCTTGTAAGATGAAATTTCTGTTTCCTGATCATCAAAGCAGATGGCTTCTATGGTTAATGGATGCCGATGCCAAAGAAGAAAACGATTTTAAGGTAATTCTCGGTGTTCTCCGACGCTTTGCGAGTTTTACCGTCCCTATCCGCGAAATCACCCGTCAGGGGATAGATTTTCGAAGCAGCAGCATAATCAAGAAGATGCTCAAGGAGGGCTACCTCCGCTTAAGTAAAAGTGAGTTCGAGATCCATCAGCGCTATCTGAACAACCGGGCGGAAATAGAGAAGGAGCTGCATGAGACCTACACAGCCTTCAGTAAGGCAGCAGTTCCCGTGTCCACCCGTTTTCCTTCCAGCGTTTTCAGCATTCTTCCCGAGGACGCGGAGCACATTTCGCCCGAGGAACTTGACAGCCTGAAGCGGAGGGGAGAAGCAAAGGCCAGAGGAGTTTTGGAGATTCTGTTCGACAAGAATCAGCTTCCTCCCATACTGCTTCACGGAGAGTTCCTCGAAGAATTTCCTCTTATCTGCTGGCGAAAGATACGATATCACCTGGCCCTCCTGGCGGGGGAAAATGCGGATGTCTTTTCCGACAAGATCAGCACCTACAAGAACCTTATACTCGGGCGTCCGCGGGAGCTTCTGGAAAACGGCCTCTCCAGAGTCCAGCACCGAACGGAAAAGGAGTTCAGGGAGGAGGCGACCAGGCTTGTCATGGACAGGATTATCGCTTCCGGCGATGCCAGTCGTCAGGTTCTGTCGGATCTGGTGTCTCCGGATAACAGTTACATATTGACACGGTACAGTTATGACAACCCGGAGGACTTTGATTTTCTCCAGAGTCTCACGGTTCTGGAGAAAATGCAGACAGCGAAAGAAAAGCGCCGCATTGTAACGCCGGAGGATTATTTACATATTCTCCGGGACACGATCAATCTGTGCATATCCGCGGCGGATCTCGTGCAGACTGCTGAAAACACTTTTCCTGAAATTCCACCGGAGGAGCTTAAGAAAACCTTCCAGCTTTTCCAGAAAAACCATGTGGGTATGGGATCGGAAATGCCGGAAGCCCTGAGTTTTACCCCTCCCGGTGGGACCCTCATGCTGATTCACCGGGACAACCTGGAAGCCTATCTTGATGCCAGAGGCGCACGATTGAACTCGGGGATCCGTGACAAGCTCCATATACGCTGGAATGAACTCATGGAGCGACACCGCTTCGAAGACGCCATGCTTACAGACAAGGCCTTTCGCGATCTGATACAAAAGACCGCCGCCCAGCTCCAGCCCGATACGGCCGCTCTTCTACGGAGTACTTCCCTCTACGAGTTTCTATCAAAGAGGAAGAGCAGGAGCGATTTTATCCGCCGTCTTCAGGAGTATCCCTGGGGCCAGACGGATCGTATTTT
Coding sequences within it:
- a CDS encoding biotin transporter BioY, which translates into the protein MNQKQLSMAIHSAVFSSLIILGTFIRIPLGPVPIVLANFFVILSGLFLGPLWGSLSVLIYLLLGALGLPVFSAGGGFAVFLGPTGGYLLGYPAGSFLAGLISRINPKRLTVLLLSAGLGTAVIYLLGVPWLIWRISAATGEGVSLARGLLIGMVPFIPGDVLKITAAAIVARSLNRLVSHQ
- a CDS encoding energy-coupling factor ABC transporter ATP-binding protein, which encodes MNEPVLSFQDVGYRFSDGFWGLKHVNLELFAGELLLLAGSNGAGKTLLMRHANGLARPTEGRVLYRGEEVHKAGRKIRQRIGLVFQHPEEQIIEESVAAEIAFGPGNLGIRGERLKSLVESNLELFGLAPYAERHPMTLSGGERRRLALASVLAMEPDILLLDEPFMELDYPGVRSLLSVLLKLHAAGQGICVITHDVGKILAHCDRLALMKDGTLSAAGKPEDLVGQLEEHGVRNPCRGGMLLEHASWR
- a CDS encoding energy-coupling factor transporter transmembrane component T family protein, whose product is MSFPLTPGKSLLHRYDPRLKLVVLLAAAMGVHRASVAELSVMALGLSIALPVFLSPRRIALRQICSAFRFALVLLILSIAAAGASSFSILLAFSTRLYTWVVLGFLYIGTTSVSQIRGTFYALSRWIPGFPAASFALMISITLSFLPRFDRALTSGREALASRGGVPWYRPVRKIKAISIPLLLRTVRQSVQLSEALYARGFHENRSFPLGKIPRLQLLVTAAIIATHLWFTVFFRIP